The Pelmatolapia mariae isolate MD_Pm_ZW linkage group LG9, Pm_UMD_F_2, whole genome shotgun sequence genome has a segment encoding these proteins:
- the znf438 gene encoding zinc finger protein 438, which yields MKSLQFRSIAPKAPAVVPSPSPAVQSCQPSSALPEATTASSPKSIIVPTQNYALMQIAGQDGTFSLVALPPSVSSQSPQHQKNLKLPIPRYQPMRSKGTTDKVKSPPLPARVKTASRVSDSAQTKSVGCGASTAIKKNLQETKHTKETLVPKEEPSEQLILIDPASSDISVTALLPDNAVLYPGSQLERVPDGSEQPTTTGLIQNLQYPPASIKSSQSKSPEDNKTTVRVCQSKLAAAQTQGSITVLSPAIFSKAVQIIPSPPKGKLPILPYSKMKSTLIPAAKLNNLSPEKKSLPGPKGLTSPLDSTSKSHETAETLSHNRVPNSSLEPQAQPTLMPVVGTLQKPPGKKRGRKRKTMEDILAFEARKKRSLSFFRRRVPEKQLAVVPGSKQKEVDISKKYRSIRPKPMLVMETVPQLVSLPAITPDGQEQELILGHQLPTSTTTKALDCPPQPTPVTLHLRGGAHPRVFIGSRPPHRCPTCSRCFKFKHHLQSHMNSHANNRPHICPVCRKTYAHSSSLSTHKKLHHSEVRPRRSLSCEFCEKAFGYVGVYFSHLREVHKVVLTVEPSVSHHEEDVLVEGASLPEPSDEQDCEDPVELQIKCGRCQAITPTFADMKMHLRYVHREEVHIQLCEGQAPRGGREAENELVKHAAHYWRQLNEKRNLVKCGSCDEEFFSFSKLKKHIMSHHRGREGDDSGVLPSPESSGGLGILATGAVFNCVLCSEVLDTKELVMEHWRCHHHCERPSLLWDALSSYSGQEEGEADRDLETPAPSPR from the exons ATGAAGAGCCTTCAGTTTCGGAGCATTGCCCCCAAGGCCCCGGCTGTGGTGCCCTCTCCTTCCCCTGCGGTCCAGTCCTGTCAGCCCTCATCTGCTCTGCCTGAGGCTACCACTGCCTCAAGCCCCAAGTCCATCATTGTGCCCACCCAAAACTATGCACTCATGCAAATAGCAGGTCAAGATGGCACATTCTCCCTGGTGGCGCTCCCACCTTCTGTTTCTTCTCAGTCGCCGCAGCATCAGAAGAACCTTAAACTACCCATTCCCAGATACCAGCCAATGAGGAGCAAGGGGACCACAGATAAGGTCAAATCTCCTCCACTACCTGCCAGGGTGAAAACAGCCTCCAGAGTTTCTGACTCAGCACAGACCAAATCAGTGGGTTGTGGAGCATCAACAGCTATTAAGAAGAATCTACAAGAGACCAAGCACACAAAGGAAACCCTAGTGCCCAAAGAAGAGCCTTCAGAGCAGCTAATTCTAATAGACCCAGCCTCCTCTGACATCTCTGTTACTGCTCTTCTACCAGATAATGCTGTCCTCTACCCGGGTTCTCAGTTGGAGCGAGTACCAGATGGCTCAGAACAACCTACCACCACTGGTCTCATTCAGAACCTGCAGTACCCCCCTGCTTCCATCAAAAGCTCCCAAAGCAAATCACCGGAGGACAATAAGACTACAGTGAGAGTGTGCCAATCTAAGCTGGCTGCAGCCCAGACCCAGGGCAGTATCACTGTCCTTTCTCCAGCTATCTTCAGTAAAGCAGTCCAGATTATCCCATCCCCACCTAAGGGGAAATTACCCATTTTGCCCTACTCTAAAATGAAGAGCACCCTCATCCCAGCTGCCAAGCTCAATAATTTATCtccagaaaagaaaagtttaccTGGCCCGAAAGGACTCACCAGCCCTTTAGATTCTACATCCAAGTCCCACGAGACAGCTGAAACCTTGAGTCACAACCGGGTGCCTAACTCCAGTCTAGAGCCTCAGGCCCAGCCCACACTAATGCCTGTTGTAGGAACACTCCAGAAGCCACCTGGCAAgaagagaggaaggaagagaAAAACGATGGAAGACATCTTAGCTTTTGAAGCCCGCAAGAAAAGGTCTTTATCCTTCTTCCGTAGAAGAGTCCCGGAGAAACAGCTGGCAGTTGTTCCAGGATCCAAACAAAAGGAAGTTGATATTTCAAAAAAATACCGCAGCATTAGACCCAAGCCCATGTTGGTGATGGAGACAGTTCCCCAGTTGGTTAGTCTGCCTGCTATTACGCCAGATGGCCAAGAACAGGAGCTCATACTTGGTCATCAGCTCCCCACCTCTACCACAACAAAAGCATTGGACTGTCCACCTCAGCCAACCCCGGTAACCCTCCACCTCAGAGGGGGCGCCCATCCTAGAGTGTTCATAGGAAGCCGACCGCCCCACCGCTGCCCCACCTGCAGCCGCTGCTTCAAATTCAAGCATCACCTTCAGAGCCACATGAACAGTCACGCCAACAATCGGCCGCACATCTGCCCCGTCTGCCGCAAGACGTACGCTCACTCAAGCAGCCTGAGCACCCACAAGAAGCTTCATCACTCTGAGGTACGGCCACGTCGTTCTCTATCCTGCGAGTTCTGCGAAAAGGCCTTTGGATATGTTGGGGTATACTTCAGTCATCTGAGAGAGGTCCATAAGGTGGTGCTAACCGTGGAGCCGTCAGTCAGTCATCATGAGGAAGACGTGCTTGTAGAGGG GGCCAGCTTGCCGGAACCATCAGATGAACAGGATTGTGAAGATCCTGTGGAGCTGCAGATCAAATGTGGCCGCTGTCAGGCAATCACTCCCACCTTTGCAGACATGAAGATGCATTTGCGATATGTGCACAGGGAGGAGGTCCACATTCAACTCTGTGAGGGCCAAGCCCCAAGGGGAGGCCGTGAGGCCGAGAATGAGCTGGTAAAGCACGCTGCCCACTACTGGCGACAGTTAAATGAGAAGCGCAATCTGGTCAAGTGTGGAAGCTGCGACGAagaattcttttctttctccaagCTTAAGAAGCACATCATGTCCCACCACCGAGGAAGGGAAGGAGATGACAGCGGGGTCCTCCCATCACCAGAAAGCAGCGGAGGCCTCGGCATTCTTGCCACAGGTGCAGTTTTTAACTGTGTGCTTTGCAGTGAGGTGCTAGACACTAAAGAGCTGGTCATGGAGCACTGGAGGTGTCACCACCACTGTGAGCGTCCGAGCCTGCTGTGGGATGCCCTGAGCTCATACTCTGGCCAGGAAGAGGGCGAGGCAGACCGGGATCTGGAAACTCCCGCTCCAAGCCCGCGTTAG